The following is a genomic window from Amycolatopsis sp. BJA-103.
CTCGGTCAGCGGGTCGAACCGGGACACGGGTGCGGCCAGGGTCCGTGCGGACAGGTTCAGGTGCAGGGGGAGGGTGGTCTGCGGCTCGTTCTGCTGCCGGACGGCTTCGGCGGCCAGGCCGATGTCGACCTCGGCCAGCTTGCCGCTGCGCCGGGCGTCGGCGAGCAGTTCGTGGGCGGTGCCGCGGCCCGGCCGCGCCAGGGCTTCGAACGCGACGACGCCACCGGTGTGGAGGCTGTACAACGGCTGGTAAGCGAAGCGGACCGCGATCTGCAACGTCACGTTCGTATGGTCGCCGGATGCGGCGGGAAGCGAAACACGTGTCAACTGATGTTCATCATGGCTGCACCGGGTTACCTAGAACGGCGTAACGCACGCCACCCGATCAGGTGTTTTCTCACCGGCCATGGCGCCGTTCGGAAAAGTGTCGACATCGCTTCGGCGGTACCCGGAAGGTCTTCGCGACCGGTGGTGAAGGCCCGCTGGAGCCCGATGGGCAGCGTGAAGAAATGATCGAAGAACACCGGGACCAGTTCGGGTGGCATCCCGCACAGCACCCGCAGCCCGTGCCGCCGCAATCCGTGCACGGCGCGGGCCGAAGCGGGCCACAGCGCCCGGTGAGCGGCCGACGCGGCCTCGGCGGGTCCCCGGTCCCATGCCTCCGCGATGGCGTCGGCGACCGATTCCGCGAGCCGCACCGAGGTCGCCACGCTGTACCCGGTCGCCGGGTGCACCAGACCGGCGGCAGCCCCGAACGGCACCGTCCGGCCGCGCCGGGGCACCGGCACGTCGAGCACGATGCGCACGCGTTCCTCGCGCCCCCGTGAGGTCAGCCCGGCAGCCGTCAGGCGGGCACGCAGCCGCGCCGCGAGGAGCTCCAGCGGCAGGCCGGGCTTGCGTGCCAGCGAGGTCTCCTCGACCAGGACGGTGCCGTCGCCGAGCGGCAGCACGTACAGGAAGCCCTGTTCGCTGCCACGCCAGTCCATGAACACGGCGGTGTCCGGGCTCTCGATCAGCCGCAGCGCGTCCTCGGCGGGGAGGACGGCGCCGAAAGCCGTCTGTTCGTACCGGTTTCCCCGCGGCCGGGCGCCGGAGGCGTCGACGTACAGGCCGGCCGCGAGGACCCGTCCGTCCTCGAGCCGCACCGACGAGCCCAGCCGTCCGTGGTCGACGCCGGCCACCGTCCCGGCGAAGACGTCGTAGCCGCCGTCCAGCCACGTTCGCAGGCCGGCGTTGTCCACGACGAGGTACTGCCTGTCGAGGACGTGCGGTCCGGTTCCGAAAGCGAGTGTCCTCGACGGAGCGCAGGCGACGGCGCTCTCGGGCAGCGACGGCAGTTCGTCGGCCCACAGCCCGTAGGTCGCCCGCCACCGCCTGCCCGGCGCCGGGTCGATCAGGATCGTCGAAAGGCCTCGCCGCGCGCAGGCACGCGCCAGCGCCCGCCCGGCCGGGCCGCCACCCGCGATCACCACGTCCGCCACCTGGGCATCTCATCATGCCGTCGCGACGGATACGGTGTGATGCATGGAACAGACGGACCCGAGGGCGTGGCGGCGTGATCCGGAGAGCGAAAACGCCGGGTTCACCGACCTCGCCACGAGCCCGTTCCGGATCGACCGGGACCGGATCGCCGCGTCGCCGTTCTTCGCCCGCCTCGGCGGGGTGACCCAGGTGGTCAGCGCCGGCGGTTCCGGGCTGCTGCACAACCGGCTCACGCACAGCCTCAAGGTCGCGCAGGTCGCGCGCGCGATCGCCGAGCGGATCAACGTGAGCAGCGATTCCGCCGAACTCGCCGCGAAACTGGGCGGCTGCGATCCGGACGTCGCCGAGGCGGCCGCGCTCGCGCACGATCTGGGGCATCCGCCGTTCGGGCATCTGGGGGAGCAGACCCTCGACCGGATCGCCCGGCACCGCTTCGGCCTCGCCGACGGATTCGAAGGCAACGCGCAGTCGTTCCGGATCATCACCACGACCGACGTCCGCGGCCCGTCCGCCTCCGGGCTCGACCTCACCACGGCGGTGCGCGCCGCGGTGCTGAAGTACCCGTGGGCGCGGCTGCACGTGCCCGATCCGCATCCGACGTCGATGGACGTCCAGCCGCGCGGCGCGGCCGAACCCGCCGACGCCCCCGGCACCGGCGCGAGCAAGTTCTCCGCCTACAGCACCGAACTCGACGACTTCGCCCAGGCGCGGGCGCCGTTCGACGGCCGGATCGAACCCTGGCAGCAGACCGTCGAGGCGTCCGTGATGGACACCGCCGACGACATCGCCTACGCCATCCACGATCTCCAGGACTTCCACCGGATCGGCGTTCTGCAGCACGCGCCGGTCGCGGCCGAGTTCACCGGCTGGGTGGACCACGCGCTGGACCTGGCCGGGCTCGACGACGCGACCTTGACCGCCGAACGGCGGCTTCCCGGCCGTTCGCTGGAACGGCTGCGCCGCCGGATGCACGCCAAGGACGGCTGGATCGTCGACGACGACGCCTTCACCAGCGCCGTCGCCCGTGTCCGCGCCGAACTCGTCGACGGCCTGCTCGCGACCGGATTCGACGGTTCCATCGAGGCCGAACAGGTCACCGCGGCCTTCTCCTCGAAGTGGACCGCGCGGCTCGTCGACGGCGTGCAGGTCGTGCCGTCACCCTCGACCCGGACAGGGCACCTCACGCTGCGGCCCGCGCAGTGGCACGAGGTGCAGGTCCTGAAATTCGTGCACCGGCGGTTCGTGCTGCTGCGCCCGGAACTGGCCCTGCACCAGCGCGGACAGGCGAGCCTGGTGACCACGCTGGTCGACGCGCTCGACGCCTGGCTGCTCGACCGCGACGAGTTCTACCGGCTCCCGCGACGACTGCACGATCTGGTGGAACTGGCGCGGTCGGAGTTCAACGACCTCGCGCGGAGGTCGCCGGAGCTGCTCATCGGAGCGACCGGGGAACCGGTCACCGGCGCCGACGCCGTGCGCGGGCTCGCGCGCGGCCGGGCGGTGGTCGACTTCGTGGCGTCGCTGACGGACAAACAGGCGGTGACCCTTTTGGACGGCTTGTCCGGTCGCGCTTCGCAGCCGTGGTCGGACTCGTTCGTCCTTTGAGGCCGGTGCCCCAGCACACCGTGACCATACGATTACGCTGATCGGCCTACCTTCTGCGGCCAAAAACGGAAAATCCCCATCTGACGTCACTCGAACGGCCTCTGCCGACGGTGCACGCGCGGTACTTAGCTTGATCCAGCCGGTGATCGCCGGCATTGGTCAGCGTGAGTCGGGGCACGCGCCTAGGAATCGGAGGCGCACGTGCGTCCAACCCGTTCTAGCAGGAGAAGAAGAACGATCCTGACCGCAGGCACCGCGGCGCTCGTCACCGCGCTCGGCCTGGTCGGCCCGCCCGTCTCGGCGGCGGAAACCGCCCAATCCCCGGACGCGTTCTCGGAGAACACCGTCCGGCAGATCGAGGCCCTGCAGTCGATCAAGAAGGGACAGCAGACCGGCGAGTCCAAAGTGGACAGCCGACTGCTCGTCGAACAGAAACTCCGCGCTCAGCGCATGTCGGCCTCCGCGGTTCCCGCACTGGGGTCTGGGGCGAATGTCTCCGCGGCCGGCACCGTGCTCGTGGACATCCGGGGCCAGGTCTCCGAAGGACTCCTGAAGAGCTTGCGTGAATCCGGTGCGGGGATTCGCGCGGTTTCCGAGCACTACGGCAGCATCCGCGCCGAGGTGCCGCTGAACGCGGTCGCGGCGATCGCGGGCCGCGAGGACGTCAAGAAGGTCGAAACCGCCAACGAGGCGTTCACCGCCCGCCAGCTCGCCGAGCCCTCCGCCGCGGGCAACCAGGCGAAGCGGGAAAGCAAGGAAGAGAAGGCCGCCCGGATCGCGGACGAGCTGAAGAAGGCCGTCGAGGCCAAGGGCCAGGTCGGCATCGCCGCCGGACCGATCAACAGCGAAGGCGACCGCGCGCACAACGCCGACACCGCGCGCCAGCAGTTCGGCGTCACCGGGGTGGGCACCAAGATCTGCGCGCTGTCCGACGGCATCGACTCGCTCGCGACCTCGCAGGCGCGCGGCGAACTCCCGGCGGGCGTCGACGTGATCCCCGGCCAGGAGGGTGACGGCGACGAGGGCACCGCGATGCTCGAGATCATCCACGATCTCGCGCCGAACGCGTCGCTCGGTTTCGCCAGCGCGTTCAACTCCGACGCCAGTTTCGCCGACAACATCCGCAAACTGCGCTTCGACGCGCACTGCGACGTGATCGTCGACGACGTCCTGTACTTCAAGGAATCGCCGTTCCAGGACTGGATCATCGCCCAGGCCGTGAACGACGTGACCGCCAACGGCGCGCTGTACTTCTCCTCGGCCGGTAACGAGGGCAACGTCGCCGACGGCACCTCGGGCCACTGGGAAGGCGACTTCGTCGACTCCGGCAAGGGCGTCGGCAAGTTCGCCGGTACCGCGCACAACTTCGCCGGTGCCGCGGGCAACCAGATCTTCCAGCCGATTTCGAGCGCGTCGCCCGCGGTGCCGGTCACGCTGTTCTGGTCGGACCCGCTGGGCCGCTCGAACAACGACTACGACCTGTACCTGCTGAACGCGGCGGGCAACGTCGTCGACTTCAGCCAGGACGTCCAGACCGGGACCCAGGACGCCTACGAGCGGGTGGACACCCCCGCGGGCGGCGGTGCCGGGCTGCGGCTGGCCATCGTCAAGTTCTCCGGTGAGGGCCGCTACCTGTCTCTGTCCGCGCTGCGCGGTCGCTTCTCCGACTCGGCCGACGGTCTGAAGGCCTACACCAAGCCCGGCGTGACCGTGGGCCACTCGGCGGCGCGGGACGCGTTCAGCGTCGCGGCGGCGCCGGCGGCCAAGGCGTTCCCGCGTGCCCTCGAACCGGGCGACCCGGCCAACCCGGCCGGCCCGTTCCCCGGTGCCTTCGGCGCGACCACCAAGGTCGAACGGTTCACTTCGGACGGTCCGCGGCGGATGTTCTACCAGGCCGACGGCACGCCGATCACCCCCGGCAACGTGTCCGGGACCGGTGGTGAGGTCCGCGCCAAGCCGGACATCACCGCGGCCGACGGCGTCTCCACCAGCGTCACCGGCTTCACCACGTTCTACGGCACGTCGGCCGCCGCGCCGCACGCCGCCGCGATCGCGGGCCTGGTGCTCTCGGGCAACCCGGGGCTGCCCCCGGCCGACGTGCGCGAGGCGCTGATCAACACCGCCGTCGACATCCTGGCCCCGGGCCGTGACCCCTCCAGCGGCGCGGGCGTCATCCTCGCCGACAAGGTGCTCGCGTACACAGGTGCCAGCCCGCAGCCGCTCGCGACCGCGGGCCAGCCGACGGTCACCCCGGCCGACGGCGGTTCCGCGCTCGACCCGGGCGACACCGCCAAGGTGACCCTGCCGGTGACCAACCGCGGTGACGGTGTCGCGTCGTCGACCAGCGTCGTGCTCAGCAGCCCGACCCCCGGTGTCACGGTGGCGCCGCGGTCGAAGTCGTACGGCACGATCAGCCCCGGCCAGACCGGCGTGAACGACTTCACCATCACCGTTCCCGCCACGCAGGAACTGGGTGTGCCGGTGGTGCTGAACGCGCGCGTGACGTTCGCGGGTTCGTTCTCGCCGAGCACGTCGACGTTCTCGCTGCCGGTCGGCACGCCGTCGCCGGTGACGCGGGACTTCGCCTACGCCGGTGACGCGGTGGCGATCCCGGACAGCGATCCGACCGGCGCGACCGTGCCGATCACGGTGAGCGGTGTCGGGCGCGCGTCGAAGCTGACGTTCTCGATCGACGGAGCCACGTGCAACACCGACCAGACCTCGACCACGGTGGGCATCAACCACTCGTACGTCGGTGACCTGGTCGGCACGCTGACCGCGCCCTCGGGCGCCAAGGCGACCGTGTTCCAGCGAGGCGGCGCCGGGGGCAACAACCTCTGCCAGGTCGTCTTCGCCGACACCGCGACCGCGCTGTTCAGCTCCGTGTCCGCGGCGAACGCGCCGTTCACCGGGACCTACAAGCCGGTTCAGGCGCTCGGCGGCCTGACCACCGGTACGGCGGCCGACGGTGTCTGGAAGTTCACCGCGGTGGACGTCGCCGGTGGCGACACCGGGTCGATCCGCTCGATCTCCTTGCACCTCAACGGTTACGTTCAGCCCGGGGTGGCTGAGCGGCCCGCGGGCGTCGGGAAGTCGGTCGGCAAGGGGCCGGTGAAGCCGGTCTAGTCGTCTCGTCATGCGCGTGAAGGCCCCCTTCCTCGGCTGAGCTGAGGGAAGGGGCCTTCACGGCCCCTGCACCCGGCCCCAGGCAAAGGGCGATTTCGCGTGCTTGGAGGCGGAACACGCGTGATTGGAGGGCGAACACGTGGCGGAATGCGTAGGTTGAGCCCATGGCGAAGGAGCGGCAGGTAGCCGGAGGCGGCAGGGCGGTCGAAGTCGCCCCAGATCGCCTCGAGGGCTGGTACGCCCGCTTCGCCGTCCGCAACGAAGGCGTCCGCGAGACTGAACTGAGCCCCGACACCGTCAAAGTCACCGCGCACAACGGCGTCGTCGCCGTCGCGACCGTCCCTTTCGGACCGTTGGAGGCCGAGGGGACCGTGACCGGACTGGCCATCGGGCCGCTCGTCGACCACGCCCTGATCTCGCGGAGGATCGCGCTCCTGTTGGTGCGGCGCGGTGGCCACAGTGTCGGGATCACGCGCGGGGGAGTGGTCGTCCAGTCCAGGACGGACCGCCATCTCGTCCAAGGCCGATCCGCGGCGGGCGGCTGGTCGCAACAACGCTTCGCGCGACGCCGGGAAGGGCAGGCGCGCGTCGCGCTCCGGTCCGCCGCCGAGGACGCCTACGAAGTGCTCGTGCCTCAACTGTCCGAAGTGGACGCCGTCATTCTCGGCGGTGACCGGCGGGCACTGGAAACACTGCGTGAGGACCGGCGGCTGGCGCCGTTGTTCGACCGTGCCGAACCTCGCGTTCTCGACATCGCCGAACCGCGCCGGACGGTGCTCGACGACGCGGCCGAACGGGCCGTCGCGGTGGAGATCACGCTGCACGGACCGTGACGTCGGGCACGTCGAGGGACGGCTGAAGGCTCCTTTCCCCGCATGTGATGCAGGGAAAGCGTCCTTCACCGCATCGCATGCGGGGAAAGCGTCCTTCAGCTCCGGGTCGTGACGTCGGGCACGGTCGGATAAATCCGCTCGACACCGGCCCGTACACTGATCGCGTGGACATCCTCTTGGAGTGAGCTCCTCGCCTGCCCATCGGCAGGCGAGTCGAAGCTGTCCACTCATCCACCCCCTTTTACCGGGAGTTCCCGTGATCACGGCCTCTGGCCTGCAGCTGCGCGCCGGCTCGCGCATTCTGCTCGACGAAACCAACGTCCGCATCCAGCAGGGCGACCGGATCGGCCTGGTCGGCCGCAACGGCGCCGGCAAGACCACCTCGCTCAAGGTGCTGGCGGGGGAGGGCGAGCCGCACGCCGGCGAGGTCCGCCGCAGCAGTGAGCTCGGCTACCTGCCGCAGGATCCGCGTGAGGGCGACCTGTCCGTCACCGCGAAGGACCGCGTGCTCTCCGCCCGCGGCCTCGACTCGTTGATGCGCAACATGGAAAAGGCGCAGACCGCGATGTCGGAGCTGGTGGACGACAAGGAGCGCGACAAGGCGATCAACCGCTACAGCCGTCTCGAAGAGCGCTTCGCCTCACTCGGTGGGTACGCCGCCGAGAGCGAGGCAGCGCGGATCTGCTCCAACCTCGGCCTCGCCGACCGGGTGCTCGCGCAGACGCTCCAGACCCTCTCGGGTGGACAGCGTCGCCGCGTGGAGCTGGCCCGGATCCTGTTCGCCGCCGCCGAGGCGGGCGCCGGCGGCAAGTCCGAGACGATCCTGCTGCTCGACGAGCCCACCAACCACCTCGACGCCGACTCCATCAACTGGCTGCGCGGGTTCCTGAAGCAGCACGACGGCGGTCTCGTGGTGATCAGCCACGACGTCGAACTGCTCGGCGACGTGGTCAACAAGGTGTGGTTCCTCGACGCGACCCGCAGCGAGCTGGACCTGTACAACATGGGCTGGCAGCGCTACCTCGACGCGCGGGCCACCGACGAGAAGCGCCGCCGCCGCGAGCGTGCGAACGCCGAGAAGAAGGCGGCCACGCTGCAGCAGCAGGCCGCGAAACTCGGTGCGAAGGCGACGAAAGCGGTGGCCGCCAAGAACATGGCCCGCCGCGCCGAGCAGATGCTGTCCGCGCTCGACGAGACCCGCCAGGCCGACAAGGTCGCCCGGATCAAGTTCCCCGAGCCCGCGCCGTGCGGCCGGACCCCGCTCACCGCGGAGGGGCTTTCGAAGTCCTACGGTTCGCTCGAGATCTTCACCGGAGTCGACCTCGCGATCGACCGCGGTTCGAAGGTCGTCGTACTCGGATTGAACGGTGCCGGAAAGACGACTTTGCTCCGGCTGCTCGGCGGAATGGAAACTCCGGATACCGGGGAGACCATTCCGGGTCACGGATTGCGTTTGGGCTATTACGCACAGGAACATGAAACGCTCGACCACGACGCTTCCGTGTGGGAAAATATCCGTCACCTCGCGCCGGACACCGGAGCGCAAGAGCTGCGGAACCTTCTCGGGTCGTTCCTCTTCACCGGCGAGCAGCTCGATCAGACCGCCGGCACGCTCTCCGGCGGTGAGAAGACGCGGCTCGCGCTCGCCGGTCTGGTGTCCAGCGCTGCCAACGTTTTGCTGCTCGACGAGCCGACGAACAACCTCGATCCGGCCAGCCGTGCCCAGGTCCTGGACGCTTTGCGCAGCTTCGCCGGGGCCGTCGTCCTGGTGACGCACGACCCGGGCGCGGTCGAGGCGCTGGAGCCGGAACGCGTGATCCTGCTGCCGGACGGAACCGAGGACCATTGGTCCGCCGATTATCTGGAACTTGTCCAGCTTGCGTGAGCTCTGCGTCCGTTCGGGTGCTTGATCGATGCCATCCGGCCACTGAAATGGCCCAATGTGATCGCGGTTTCAGCAGTTTTGCGCTCGTCGTCTGGCATTCCGGCGCTCAGTGTTCGATCATTGCGGCGACAGGGGCCGCTATGTGGCCCAGAACACTCTCGGCGGGAAGGCGATCGACGTGGCTGATCTCAAGAAAGGCGCGCGGATCACCGGCAACACGCGTGACAAGCTGGCCGCTGACCTGAAGAAGAAATACGAGAAGGGCTCGAGCATCCGCGCCCTCGCGGAGTCGACGGGTCGCTCGTACGGGTTCGTGCACCGGGTTCTCTCGGAATCCGGCGTCCAGCTGCGTGGTCGTGGTGGTGCCACCAGGGTCAAGAAGAAGTAGTCACGAAGAAGTAGCGGACTGCTGCGCGGGGGGCGCAGTTCCCTTACCGGGGACCGCTGTTTCAGACGATTCACTGGCGGCGAAGGCCAGCCTGGCACCGAGCAGGACCAGCGGATACACCAGGTAGCCGTACCTCGTCGCCGGGGTGAGCAGGATCAGCGCGCCGAGTCCGACGGCCATGCGCAACAGCGCGTCCGAGCCGGTCGTGGGAGGTCGGCGGATCAGCCAGATCAGGATCGCGACGGCCGCGATCCCGAGCAGGGCGAAGGAAATCGCCGTGCCGACAAGGCCGAGTGAGGCGATGAGGCGCCCGGGCAACGGGCTCGCCGCGGGTGACTCGACCACGCCCATTCCCAGTGGGAACCGGAAGACGTGCTCGACGAACGCCTTCGGGTCCACGAGATAGACCGGCAAGTGCAGGACCAGGGTCGTCACCACGAGTGCCGCGGCGAATCCGCCCAGTGCGCGAGGACCACGCCGCGTGAGCAGCAGGACACCCAGCACGACCACCGCGGGCGCGACGATGAGTTTCGCGCTGATCACCAGCGCCAGCACGAGACCCGACAGGACCGCGCGTCCGCTCGTGGCCAGCGCGAAGGACAGCACCAGCAGGCCCACGATGGCCAGGTCCGGGCCCGCCACGGCCCAGGTCAGCGCGGTCAGCGGGCAGGCCAGGGCGAGTTGTGCGGCGCTCACCGGGATTGTCGGCCACTTCAGCAGCCGCAGCGTCAGCAGTACACATGCGACGGCCGTCAGCGCGAACATCCAGCGTGCGTCGGTCAGGGCGTCGGCCACCGGCCCTCCGCCGAACAACGCGCGCGGCAGGCCGAAGACGGTCATCACCGGACCGTATGGTGTGTAATCGTTTACTTCCGCCGCGCGACCGAGAGCGGTCACATCGACGTACGGGGTTCCGTTCTCCAGAAGGAGTTTCGCCGACCGCTCGATCACCCAGACCTCGGGCTGGGCCGCCCATGAGACCGGCGTGATGAGCCAGTCCACTCCGGTCAGACGGCGAATGACGAGCATTCCCAAGGGAAGGATCATCGCGAACAGCCCGATGGCCCCGATACCTACCCACCGAGAGCCGAGTGCGCCGGGCGGCCGCTTGCCGCGGCGGGCGGCGATCATCAGCCAGCTGGTGTGGACCACCGCGAGGCCGTAACCTGCGACAGCGAAATTGGCCCACACGCGGTACCCGTAGAACTCCGCGACGGCCGTGTTCAGCCCGGCGAAGATCAGGCAGCCGGCGTAGAAGACCAAGTCGATGGTCAGCTGTCGCGAGTCCTTGGTCACCGGCTCAGGCTACCGACGCGGCCGTGCCCGCCGAAAAGAGGACGCGGAAACCGGGAAGCATCCGGTGTTCTTCGGTGTTGGTGCTGGGTATATCCGGGAAAAATCTCGACCAATGTCGAGGTTTGGTGGGGGCGAGGAGAGAGAATCATGGACAACACCTGGACGCTGATGAACTCGGCGATGAAGTCGGCTGACGTTCCGAAAGGGCTGCACAAGGGGACGCTCCGCCGCGTCGCGAGGTTCGCCAGGCCGCACTGGCGGAGGTTGCTGATATTCCTGGCGCTCACCATCGTCTCGGCGGTGCTGGCGGTGAGCACGCCGGTGCTGGCCGGGAAGGTGGTCGACGCGATCATCGGCGGCCACGACGTCTCGCTGGTGGTGTGGCTGGCCGTGGTGATCGCCGCGCTGGCGCTGATCGACGCCGGGCTCGGGCTGGTGGAACGGGCGCAGTCGTCGAGGATCGGCGAAGGGATCATCCTCGACCTGCGGGTCGCGGTGTACCGGCACGTGCAGCGGATGCCTGTCGCGTTCTTCACGCGCACTCGCACCGGAGCGCTGGTGAGCAGGCTCAACAACGACGTCATCGGCGCGCAGCGCACGTTCACCGCGACACTGTCCGGTTTGGTCACCAACGTGATCCAGCTGGTGCTGTCGCTGGTGGTCATGATGACGCTGTCCTGGCAGGTCACCCTGCTGGCGCTGGTGCTGCTGCCGGTGTTCATCCTGCCCACGCGGCGGCTCGGCCGGAAGATGGCCGGACTGCAGCGGGAGGCCGGGCAGCTCAACGCGTCGATGACCACGCAGATGACCGAACGGTTCTCCGCGCCGGGCGCCACACTGGTGAAGCTCTTCGGCGACCCGGGACGGGAAGTCGGCGACTTCGGCGCGCGGGCCGGGCGGGTGCGCGACATCGGCGTCCGGACTGCGATGCTGACGCGCTGGTTCCTGACCAGCCTGACCACGGTCTCCGCGCTGGCGCAGGCCCTGGTCTACGGATTGGGCGGCTACCTCGCGCTGACCGGGGCGCTCGCGCCGGGCACCGTCGTGGCGCTGGCGTTGCTGCTGACCAGGCTGTACTCACCGCTGACTGCGCTGGCGAACGTCCGGGTGGACGTGATGACCGCGCTGGTGTCGTTCGAGCGGGTCTTCGAGGTGCTCGACCTCAAGCCGATGATCGAAGAGAAGCCCGAGCCGCGTCGCGTGCCCGACGGTCCGGTGTCGGTGGAGTTCTCCGACATCCGGTTCGGCTACCCCGCGGCGGACCGGTACTCGCTGGCGTCGCTGGAGGACGTGTCCACTTTGGATCACCGGGGTGGTGACGAGGTGCTGCACGGCATCACCTTCCGCGCCGAACCCGGGCAGATGGTGGCGCTGGTCGGTTCTTCCGGCGCGGGCAAGTCGACGATCGCGTCGCTG
Proteins encoded in this region:
- a CDS encoding lycopene cyclase family protein, whose translation is MADVVIAGGGPAGRALARACARRGLSTILIDPAPGRRWRATYGLWADELPSLPESAVACAPSRTLAFGTGPHVLDRQYLVVDNAGLRTWLDGGYDVFAGTVAGVDHGRLGSSVRLEDGRVLAAGLYVDASGARPRGNRYEQTAFGAVLPAEDALRLIESPDTAVFMDWRGSEQGFLYVLPLGDGTVLVEETSLARKPGLPLELLAARLRARLTAAGLTSRGREERVRIVLDVPVPRRGRTVPFGAAAGLVHPATGYSVATSVRLAESVADAIAEAWDRGPAEAASAAHRALWPASARAVHGLRRHGLRVLCGMPPELVPVFFDHFFTLPIGLQRAFTTGREDLPGTAEAMSTLFRTAPWPVRKHLIGWRALRRSR
- a CDS encoding deoxyguanosinetriphosphate triphosphohydrolase family protein, which codes for MEQTDPRAWRRDPESENAGFTDLATSPFRIDRDRIAASPFFARLGGVTQVVSAGGSGLLHNRLTHSLKVAQVARAIAERINVSSDSAELAAKLGGCDPDVAEAAALAHDLGHPPFGHLGEQTLDRIARHRFGLADGFEGNAQSFRIITTTDVRGPSASGLDLTTAVRAAVLKYPWARLHVPDPHPTSMDVQPRGAAEPADAPGTGASKFSAYSTELDDFAQARAPFDGRIEPWQQTVEASVMDTADDIAYAIHDLQDFHRIGVLQHAPVAAEFTGWVDHALDLAGLDDATLTAERRLPGRSLERLRRRMHAKDGWIVDDDAFTSAVARVRAELVDGLLATGFDGSIEAEQVTAAFSSKWTARLVDGVQVVPSPSTRTGHLTLRPAQWHEVQVLKFVHRRFVLLRPELALHQRGQASLVTTLVDALDAWLLDRDEFYRLPRRLHDLVELARSEFNDLARRSPELLIGATGEPVTGADAVRGLARGRAVVDFVASLTDKQAVTLLDGLSGRASQPWSDSFVL
- a CDS encoding S8 family serine peptidase, translating into MLTAGTAALVTALGLVGPPVSAAETAQSPDAFSENTVRQIEALQSIKKGQQTGESKVDSRLLVEQKLRAQRMSASAVPALGSGANVSAAGTVLVDIRGQVSEGLLKSLRESGAGIRAVSEHYGSIRAEVPLNAVAAIAGREDVKKVETANEAFTARQLAEPSAAGNQAKRESKEEKAARIADELKKAVEAKGQVGIAAGPINSEGDRAHNADTARQQFGVTGVGTKICALSDGIDSLATSQARGELPAGVDVIPGQEGDGDEGTAMLEIIHDLAPNASLGFASAFNSDASFADNIRKLRFDAHCDVIVDDVLYFKESPFQDWIIAQAVNDVTANGALYFSSAGNEGNVADGTSGHWEGDFVDSGKGVGKFAGTAHNFAGAAGNQIFQPISSASPAVPVTLFWSDPLGRSNNDYDLYLLNAAGNVVDFSQDVQTGTQDAYERVDTPAGGGAGLRLAIVKFSGEGRYLSLSALRGRFSDSADGLKAYTKPGVTVGHSAARDAFSVAAAPAAKAFPRALEPGDPANPAGPFPGAFGATTKVERFTSDGPRRMFYQADGTPITPGNVSGTGGEVRAKPDITAADGVSTSVTGFTTFYGTSAAAPHAAAIAGLVLSGNPGLPPADVREALINTAVDILAPGRDPSSGAGVILADKVLAYTGASPQPLATAGQPTVTPADGGSALDPGDTAKVTLPVTNRGDGVASSTSVVLSSPTPGVTVAPRSKSYGTISPGQTGVNDFTITVPATQELGVPVVLNARVTFAGSFSPSTSTFSLPVGTPSPVTRDFAYAGDAVAIPDSDPTGATVPITVSGVGRASKLTFSIDGATCNTDQTSTTVGINHSYVGDLVGTLTAPSGAKATVFQRGGAGGNNLCQVVFADTATALFSSVSAANAPFTGTYKPVQALGGLTTGTAADGVWKFTAVDVAGGDTGSIRSISLHLNGYVQPGVAERPAGVGKSVGKGPVKPV
- a CDS encoding acVLRF1 family peptidyl-tRNA hydrolase; amino-acid sequence: MAKERQVAGGGRAVEVAPDRLEGWYARFAVRNEGVRETELSPDTVKVTAHNGVVAVATVPFGPLEAEGTVTGLAIGPLVDHALISRRIALLLVRRGGHSVGITRGGVVVQSRTDRHLVQGRSAAGGWSQQRFARRREGQARVALRSAAEDAYEVLVPQLSEVDAVILGGDRRALETLREDRRLAPLFDRAEPRVLDIAEPRRTVLDDAAERAVAVEITLHGP
- a CDS encoding ABC-F family ATP-binding cassette domain-containing protein, giving the protein MITASGLQLRAGSRILLDETNVRIQQGDRIGLVGRNGAGKTTSLKVLAGEGEPHAGEVRRSSELGYLPQDPREGDLSVTAKDRVLSARGLDSLMRNMEKAQTAMSELVDDKERDKAINRYSRLEERFASLGGYAAESEAARICSNLGLADRVLAQTLQTLSGGQRRRVELARILFAAAEAGAGGKSETILLLDEPTNHLDADSINWLRGFLKQHDGGLVVISHDVELLGDVVNKVWFLDATRSELDLYNMGWQRYLDARATDEKRRRRERANAEKKAATLQQQAAKLGAKATKAVAAKNMARRAEQMLSALDETRQADKVARIKFPEPAPCGRTPLTAEGLSKSYGSLEIFTGVDLAIDRGSKVVVLGLNGAGKTTLLRLLGGMETPDTGETIPGHGLRLGYYAQEHETLDHDASVWENIRHLAPDTGAQELRNLLGSFLFTGEQLDQTAGTLSGGEKTRLALAGLVSSAANVLLLDEPTNNLDPASRAQVLDALRSFAGAVVLVTHDPGAVEALEPERVILLPDGTEDHWSADYLELVQLA
- a CDS encoding helix-turn-helix domain-containing protein, giving the protein MADLKKGARITGNTRDKLAADLKKKYEKGSSIRALAESTGRSYGFVHRVLSESGVQLRGRGGATRVKKK
- a CDS encoding glycosyltransferase family 87 protein gives rise to the protein MTKDSRQLTIDLVFYAGCLIFAGLNTAVAEFYGYRVWANFAVAGYGLAVVHTSWLMIAARRGKRPPGALGSRWVGIGAIGLFAMILPLGMLVIRRLTGVDWLITPVSWAAQPEVWVIERSAKLLLENGTPYVDVTALGRAAEVNDYTPYGPVMTVFGLPRALFGGGPVADALTDARWMFALTAVACVLLTLRLLKWPTIPVSAAQLALACPLTALTWAVAGPDLAIVGLLVLSFALATSGRAVLSGLVLALVISAKLIVAPAVVVLGVLLLTRRGPRALGGFAAALVVTTLVLHLPVYLVDPKAFVEHVFRFPLGMGVVESPAASPLPGRLIASLGLVGTAISFALLGIAAVAILIWLIRRPPTTGSDALLRMAVGLGALILLTPATRYGYLVYPLVLLGARLAFAASESSETAVPGKGTAPPAQQSATSS